Within the Vicinamibacteria bacterium genome, the region CCCCGTGAGAAGGAGGCTGCGCGGCCGGTGGGCTTCCACCGCCCGCTCCAGGCCCTTGAGGAGGGCGGTAACCACCGCGCGCTGGAAGGAGGCCACGAGGTCGCGGATCGAGGCCGGCACGCGCCCGGGATCGGCCACGGGGGGGATTCCCTCCCGGCGCACGTGGTAAAGGACAGCGGTCTTGATTCCGCTGAAGGAGAAATCGGGCTTGCCGTCCGTCATCCGGGCCACCGTGAACTCGACCGCCCGGTCGTTGGCCCCTTGGGCGAGCCGGTCGATGACGGGCCCCCCGGGGTAGCCGAGGCCGAGCAGCTTCGCCACCTTGTCGAAGGCCTCGCCCGCGGCGTCGTCGCGGGTCCGGCCGAGCAAACGGTAGGTGCCCTCCGCAGGCACCTCGAAGAGGCTGGTGTGCCCGCCGGAGACGACCAGGGCCAGGGCGGGCAGGGGGATGTCGCCGTGGGCGAGGAAGGGGGCCTGGATGTGGCCGGCGATATGGTGCACCGGCACCAGGGGCTTGCCCTGCGCATACGCGATGCCCTTCGCGGCCTGCACTCCGACCAGCAGTGACCCCACGAGCCCCGGGCCCTGCGTGACCGCCACCGCGTCCAGGGCCGCGTAGGTGAGGCCGGAGGCGGCCATGGCTGCGGCGATGACGGGACAGATGTTCTCGATGTGGTGGCGGGAAGCCAGCTCGGGGACTACCCCCCCATAGGGGGCGTGGACCGCGGTTTGGGAGGAGACGATGCTGGAGAGGATGTGCCGGCCGTCTTCCACCACCGCCGCCGCCGTCTCGTCGCAGGAGGTCTCTATGGCAAGGATGCGCAGGGGACCGCCCACCTCACCTCCCCAAGAGCGCGCGCAGGGTTTCCGTATAGGGCGCGCGCGCTATGCCCCGCTCGCAGATGATGGCGGTGACGAAGCGGTGGGGAGTCACGTCGAAGGCGGGGTTGCGCACGCGGACCCCCTCCGGGGCCAGGCGCCGGCCGCCGTGGTGGGTCACCTCCGACGAGGCGCGCTCCTCGATGGGGATGCCGTCCCCGGAGGGTGTCTCGAGATCGAAGGTGGAGGCGGGCGCGGCGACCAGGAACGGAAGGTTGTTCTCCTTGGCGAGGACGGCCAGGGTATAGGTCCCGAT harbors:
- the tsaD gene encoding tRNA (adenosine(37)-N6)-threonylcarbamoyltransferase complex transferase subunit TsaD produces the protein MGGPLRILAIETSCDETAAAVVEDGRHILSSIVSSQTAVHAPYGGVVPELASRHHIENICPVIAAAMAASGLTYAALDAVAVTQGPGLVGSLLVGVQAAKGIAYAQGKPLVPVHHIAGHIQAPFLAHGDIPLPALALVVSGGHTSLFEVPAEGTYRLLGRTRDDAAGEAFDKVAKLLGLGYPGGPVIDRLAQGANDRAVEFTVARMTDGKPDFSFSGIKTAVLYHVRREGIPPVADPGRVPASIRDLVASFQRAVVTALLKGLERAVEAHRPRSLLLTG